The Stomoxys calcitrans chromosome 3, idStoCalc2.1, whole genome shotgun sequence genome includes a region encoding these proteins:
- the LOC106087248 gene encoding thioredoxin reductase-like selenoprotein T homolog CG3887 → MIKLFKEKMGLFGAHNITFVFCICIAFVAISGYAHAEKEIPATKFGQNVGGPTMTFFYCYSCGYRKAFEDYVNILAEKYPQITVTGGNYDPPGMNMYFSKLIFAVKILLIVVIVSSFDIFGSFGQPIPSWWRHLLENKLYACMMIFFVGNMLEGQLVSSGAFEISLNDVPVWSKLQTGRIPAPQELFQIIDNQLQFGDKIQENPDFVK, encoded by the exons ATGATAAAATTGTTTAAAGAAAAGATGGGTTTATTTGGCGCTCATAATATAACATTTGTATTTTGCATATGCATAGCTTTTGTGGCGATTAGTGGCTATGCTCATGCCGAAAAAGAAATTCCTGCaacgaaatttggacaaaatgttGGGGGTCCCACAATGACATTCTTTTATTG CTATAGCTGTGGCTACCGCAAAGCTTTCGAAGATTATGTGAATATTTTAGCCGAGAAATACCCGCAGATTACTGTCACAGGTGGTAATTACGATCCACCCGGCATGAATATGTACTTCTCCAAGCTAATATTTGCCGTTAAGATATTGTTGATTGTGGTGATAGTATCGTCATTTGATATATTCGGTTCCTTTGGCCAGCCCATTCCAAGCTGGTGGCGACATTTGCTGGAGAACAAATTGTACGCTTGCATGATGATATTCTTTGTGGGAAATATGCTGGAGGGTCAG TTGGTGTCATCGGGTGCCTTTGAAATATCACTTAACGATGTACCAGTGTGGTCAAAGCTGCAGACGGGTCGTATTCCTGCACCTCAGGAACTTTTCCAAATCATTGACAACCAGCTGCAGTTTGGCGACAAAATTCAAGAGAATCCAGACTTTGTTAAATAA